A stretch of DNA from Leucobacter luti:
TCCGGCACCGTTACCGGAGTGTGCACTCCGATCAAGCTCGGCCGTTCCGTGGCAGTGCATGAGATCGTCGTTTCGAACGATCAGGGGATGCGCTGCTCGACCATCCGGATCACGAATTTCTACAAGCGCATCTCCCAGTAGCAGAAGGATTGTGCCGCTGGCAGGCACACACCGAACGCCCCGGATCCGATGCGGTTCCGGGGCGTTCGGTGTGTACAGCGTGTCGCATCAACGACGCGTGAGTTGCGGAAGCTAGTCCTTCTTCGGGCCGAGCTGGTCGATGATCGTCTTCGCCACGTCTTGCATGGTGAGGCGACGATCCATCGATGCCTTCTGGATCCAGCGGAACGCCTCAGGCTCGCTCAAGCCCATCTTGTCGTTCAAGATGCCCTTGGCACGATCAACGAGCTTGCGCGTTTCGAACCGCTCGGCCAGATCTGCGACCTCATTCTCGAGGGTGACGATCTGCTGGAAGCGAGACAGCGCAATCTCAATCGCGGGCAGCAAGTCGGCTGGAGTGAAGGGCTTCACCACATAGGCCAGTGCACCGGCTTCGCTCGCGCGCTCAACGAGCTCACGCTGGCTAAAGGCGGTGAGGAGCACGACAGGTGCCAGGTGGTTCTTATTGATGCGCTCAGCGGCGGAGATCCCGTCCAGCTGCGGCATCTTCACATCCATGACAACGAGGTCAGGGCGAAGTTCTTCGACCAGCTTGACAGCGGTCTCGCCGTCGCCGGCCTCACCGACCACGTCAAACCCGTTGTCTCGCAGCGTCTCGACGATGTCGAGACGGATCAGGGACTCGTCTTCCGCGACGACGACGCGGCGCGGGGCGTTCGGTGCAGTGCTTTGGTCATTCACCTCTCCAGCTTACGTCATGTCGACCAGTCACACCCTGAATCCGCCGGTGCGTCGGACTCGATTGCGATCCGGGTGCTCTGGCCAATCGATTCGTGGCGCGTGCAATTTCTCGTCGCAAGCTGCGCTAAGGTTGTCTCTGTCGCTGTGCTGCACCGCAGTGGGCGGCATCGGTGATTCGGCCGGATTGGCGGAATTGGCAGACGCGGCGCACTCAAAATGCGTTGTCGAAAGACGTGCGGGTTCAAGTCCCGCATCCGGCACCGATTGGAACGGCCCCGGCTCCCCTACAAAACTCTGGGGAGTCGGGGCCTTCTGCGTTGAGGGCACGCACTACCTCCCACCTGCCCATCTGCCTGCACTGTGGCCTCGCACACACGCTCGGCGGCCCTGCAGCCCCGGATCCCGATCGCAGCTCTCTTGCCCTGAGCACACGTCGGCCCCGCTGACAAGTGGCCGCTGCTGGGATCCACGCCCACTGATGCCGGACGCAGCATGGGCATTCCAAGCTGATGCCTTTCGCGCTCGATACGGGCCAGGCCAAGAGCCGCTGCGCCGCGTGGCCCATGCACCTCCTCGTGCACACGCTCCAGTGGGGCTTCTGTCGCATCCAAGGGATACGTCTTGCGCGCACGGCACACGTTCATCACTCCATATGCTGGCGGGACGACTCAGCAGCGGGGCGGTGCGTGCGTCCGATCCCCCGACGAATCGGGAGTACGTCGTGCGGCAACACTCGCTAACTTCGGCGCCGCGTCACCCACATGCACGCGTGCCCGCTCAGGCGAGGGCGAGCGCCCGAGCGCGCTGCAGAGAAATCGGGATGTGCCCGATCGCGAGCACGACCGCGGCGGCACAGATCCAGAAGGCTCCGAGGAAGAGCCCGGTGGACAGGAAGGCGACCACTGGGAGCACCGCCATAGGTACCGGCACTCCCCACACCCGCCCGAATAGCGCGAATGGAGTGCGGTGCCGCGCATACCTTGCCCACAGCAGCCAGTACCCGAGCACTGCAACACCGAGCACCACTCCCCAACCCACCGCGATACTTCCCGGCGCTGTGCACACCGGCACGGCCACGCACAGCGCCTGCCCCAGTCGTTCTGTCCAAGAGAGCGGGGCCGACACGCTCACCCTGGGCACGGGTGGTCGTGGCGGCAACACGAGGAGCAGCAGGTTCGGGAGCATCATGCTGACGCTCACAGCGAGGCCGAGCCAGGAAAAACCCATGACAGGACGATACCAAGCTGGCCGAGCCGACCGGTGAGCCCGCAGGTGAGCTGCAGCAGTGGTTTCACGAAGCGCCGGAAACCTTGCGAGCACTACATCGTGCCGTTGCTCAAGGGAGGACGATTGGGCTCGATCGGGATCGCTCCGACGAAGATGAGCTTCTAAGTGATCTCGGCGCTCCCTAATACGGCACCCATAGCACCGAGGGCAATTCCCGTGATCACAGGCCCATTGGCTGCCCCTGTTCAGCGTAGTGACGCCAAACACGACCTCGAGAATGCCCGCGAATATGCTGCCGTTGGACCACTCCACGGATCTCTCACACAGACTGAGGAAGCCGAGCCGGCAGACTGAGCCAGAGACGTAGCGCCCCGAGCCGCGATGCACGCCAGCGGGTTCAGCGCCATACGAGCCTCAGCTACTGGTCGTCTCCCTGCCCCGCTGGCGCGCCGCCGATATATCCGACGACTGCCCCAACGCCAATCCCGAGGGCAAGCCCCAGTCCAATCAATCCGCCCAGAATGCCGAGCCACAGCCCGACTCCCCCGCCGACGATGAGGCCACCGGCCATCCACGCAATACTCTTGCCGCGGCCCTGGTCCTTCTGCTCACTCATACTCCTAGGGTACGCCGTGCCGGGCCACGCACCAGCCACGACAGCGCCGCACAGACACCGTCTGGCGCTGTCGAATTGCACGGCGAAACTGAATGCCAGCGTTCACTCAGCTGAGAGTTCGCACAGTCGAAACAGCCGCGCGCATCATCGGCGCGAGCCCGGCATCGGGCCCCGCTGCAGCACACCCCGCCGACCCCCAGGCACTACATATAGGCACTCACGCGCCCGGTGTCACAACATCTGGGATTTCTTGCTGAATCGTGAGTGTGCACGATGCTGTTCGCGAACCTCAAGGCTCCACGCGGTGGCCACGCAACTCACCTCAAGCTCGGAGCCTCGTCGCCATCAGTAGCAGACGTATACCGCTCCCTCCATGCTCCAGCGGATAGAGTCGAAACAGCGATCGGCAGCCGCCTTTGGCTTCATGCCTGTCGAGTCCGCACGCGGACTCGTCCAACTGAACGGTGGCCGTGTAATGACGACTACGCACACCCCGACACTGTCGGGCCTGGGGCCGCTTCGCCCCACTCGCGCTGGATCCAAGGAGTTCCCTCCTGTCGCGAAAGCGTACATCCAGGTGTCCCAGGTCGCACGTGAGTCCGGCCTCCTCAAGCGTGCCCCCTGGTTCTATGCACTCGTGGGCGTCGCAATCGCACTCGCTCTCGGAGGAGCCATCACTGGCTTCGTCTTGCTCGGAGACAGCTGGTTCCAGCTCCTCATTGCCGGCGCACTCGCCATTATTTTCACGCAGATCGCTTTCCTCGCTCACGAGGCCGCGCACCGGGTCATCTTGGCGACCGGCCCCGCAAACGACCGGCTCTCGCTGGTGCTCGCGGGCCTGATCGGCATGAGCTATACCTGGTGGGACTCCAAGCATTCCCGCCATCACGCAAACCCGAACCGTGTCGGCAAGGATCCTGACATCGAGGTCGACACGATCTCTTTCGTCGAAGAAGACGCTGCACAGTCGCGGGGTTTCATTCGAGCGATCACAAAGTACCAGGGCTGGCTGTTCTTCCCCCTCCTCACGCTTGAGGGCCTGAACCTCCACATGCACAGCTTCATCCACCTCTTCAGCCGTGAGCCAGTCAAGTGGCGGTGGGCTCAGCTCGGAATCATCGCGTTCCGTTTCGCTGCGCTCCTCATCCCAGTCTTTATGTTCCTGCCGCTCGGCATGGCGTTTGCCTTCCTCGGTGTGCAGTTTGCGGTGTTTGGCGTCTATATGGGCGCCTCGTTCGCGCCAAACCACAAGGGAATGCCGATCGTGGCGCACGATGCCAAGCTTGACTTCTTCTCCAAGCAGGTCCGCACCAGTCGCAATATCCGCGGCGGATGGTGGGCGACAAGCCTGATGGGCGGCCTGAATTACCAGGTTGAACACCACCTCTTCCCGAGCATGGCGCGACCTCACCTTGCCAAGGCCAGCGAGATCGTCAAGGAGTTCTGCGCCACGCACGATGTGCCGTACACAGAAACCTCGCTCATCCGCTCGTACTCGATCGTCATCGACTACCTCAACCGCGTCGGCCTCGCAGCGCGCGATCCCTTTGATTGCCCCATCGCGGCGCAACACGGTCGGTCGCGCTAGCTCGCAGCTCAGGCGCGCACGTCGCAACTACACGTCACCCCTCGGACTTGGCGAGTGCCCAGTCCGAGGGGTGACGTGTATCCGGGAGACGCAACTCCGGAACTGAGCTACTGCGCCAGGCCGTTGGGGTTCGCCGCCTGCACCGAAGCGAGCACCGCGCGGCCAAAGCCTGGCTGCTCGATCACTCCGATCTCAGCAACCCAGACCTCTCCGTCGAATGCATACCAGACGAACTGATTCGCGATCCCGCCAGGGATCGCGAGCGCGTACGTCGTGGCGCTCCCCTCGGTCCCACGCACGAAGTCCGATGCATCAAGTTCTGTGCGGAGCGCAGACTGCACTGCGGGGTCGAGCACGCTCGCGTATGCCTGCGTGTATGCCCCACTGTTTGGGATTCCCCATCCGCACGACACCGTCTGGGAAGCCCCGCCGAGAGCAGCGTTCGCTGCCGCTCCGAGCGTGTTCTGCGTGAGGAAGTCACTCATACTCGCGACGACTTCATCGTCGAGGAGCACATAGCTGTCCTGGCCGCCAAGTTCACGCGCTTGCTGCTCCGTGACGAGATCCGCGCACGCCGGCAATACGATCGGGGCGGCGGGCTGCTCCGTCGTCGGCGCAGGGGTGGCAGGCGTTTTCGTTGGCGTCTTCGTCGGTTTTGGCGTCGCGCTCGGAGACTGTGTCGTTCCAGAGCTCGCATCCGTGACATCCGCCTCAGGAGCACAGCCGGTGGCCGTAAGCAGAATCGCCGCACCAAGCGCCACGCTGGCCCAGAGCCTGGTGCGCGCGTGAGGGCCTGAGGCGCAGCTGCTGGTGTGCTCACTCATCATCGCTGTGGTCTCCACTGAGTTCCCCGCTTTCGTTCGAAAGATCAGCCCTGGGGTTCAGCGTACACAACACGGGGAACACGCAGAAAGCCCCGCAGAGCCAGTGCTCCGCGGGGCTTTCTGATTCACGCTAGTTCGAGCCGCGACCCAGAGTGTGCTTACGGGGGCCAGCCTCCGGCAGCTTGCCAGTCGACTCTCCCATGCGATGAATCCGCAACGTGTTTGTCGTGCCGACGATCCCAGGGGGTGATCCTGCAATCATCACGACTTTGTCGCCAAGCTCGGCCCGGGAGTGTTCCAGGAGCAACTCGTCGGCCTGCGCAAACATTTCGTCGGTGCTCTCGACGCGCGGCACGAGATAGCTGCGGGCACCCCATGTGAGTTCCATGCGACGGCGCGTCTCCGGATCCGGCGTAAATCCGATAATCGGGATCGGCCGGCGCAGACGCGACATGCGCCGAACCGTGTCTCCTGACTCAGTGAAGACGCAGATGTAGCGCGCACCGATAAAGTCTGCGACTTCGGAAGCCGCGAGCGTCAGCGCACCGCCCTGCGTGCGAGGGGCCGCTCCGAGCGGCTCGATGCGATCGAGCGCGTGCTCCTCTGTCGATTCAATGATCCGCGCCATCGTGGCAACGGCCTCGACAGGATACGCACCCACGCTCGTCTCACCGGAAAGCATGACTGCGTCAGCGCCGTCCAATACTGCGTTCGCGCAGTCAGATGCCTCTGCGCGCGTGGGCCGTGGATTCTCGATCATGGATTCCAGCACCTGGGTCGCAACGATGACCGGCTTCGCGTTCCGGCGCGCAAGCGCAACGGCTTCAGCCTGCACCACGGGAACGCGTTCGAGTGGCATCTCCACGCCAAGATCGCCGCGGGCAACCATGATGCCGTCAAATGCGGCAACGATCTCCTCGAGATTATCGACCGCTTGCGGCTTCTCGATCTTTGCAATCACCGGGAGGCGAATGCCTTCCTCGTCCATGATCTCGTGTACCCGAGTGATGTCGTCAGCGTCACGCACAAAGGAGAGCGCGATGTAGTCGGCCCCGAGCGCGAGTGCCCAACGGAGATCCTGCTCATCTTTCTCGGAGAGCGCTGGCACGTTGACGGCAACACCCGGCAGGTTGATTCCCTTATTGTTGGAGACCGCCCCGGGAACCTCGACCACCGTATAGACCGTATCCTCGGTCACGCGGACCGCGCGCAATCCCACTTTGCCGTCATCCACGAGCAGTGGATCGCCCGGCCTCACATCACCGGGAAGCCCCTTGTGCGTGGTGCCTGCGAGTTCGCGGGTGCCGACGACGTCGCGCGTCGTAATCGCGAATTCGTCGCCCACCTCGAGGTCGTACGGGCCGCCCTCAAATTTCCCCAAGCGGATCTTGGGACCC
This window harbors:
- a CDS encoding ANTAR domain-containing response regulator, whose product is MNDQSTAPNAPRRVVVAEDESLIRLDIVETLRDNGFDVVGEAGDGETAVKLVEELRPDLVVMDVKMPQLDGISAAERINKNHLAPVVLLTAFSQRELVERASEAGALAYVVKPFTPADLLPAIEIALSRFQQIVTLENEVADLAERFETRKLVDRAKGILNDKMGLSEPEAFRWIQKASMDRRLTMQDVAKTIIDQLGPKKD
- a CDS encoding acyl-CoA desaturase gives rise to the protein MTTTHTPTLSGLGPLRPTRAGSKEFPPVAKAYIQVSQVARESGLLKRAPWFYALVGVAIALALGGAITGFVLLGDSWFQLLIAGALAIIFTQIAFLAHEAAHRVILATGPANDRLSLVLAGLIGMSYTWWDSKHSRHHANPNRVGKDPDIEVDTISFVEEDAAQSRGFIRAITKYQGWLFFPLLTLEGLNLHMHSFIHLFSREPVKWRWAQLGIIAFRFAALLIPVFMFLPLGMAFAFLGVQFAVFGVYMGASFAPNHKGMPIVAHDAKLDFFSKQVRTSRNIRGGWWATSLMGGLNYQVEHHLFPSMARPHLAKASEIVKEFCATHDVPYTETSLIRSYSIVIDYLNRVGLAARDPFDCPIAAQHGRSR
- the pyk gene encoding pyruvate kinase — translated: MRHAKIVATWGPAVSSYDHTLELIRAGVNVARLNMSHGTYNVHEGIYRNIRRAEIEVGRPIAVLADLQGPKIRLGKFEGGPYDLEVGDEFAITTRDVVGTRELAGTTHKGLPGDVRPGDPLLVDDGKVGLRAVRVTEDTVYTVVEVPGAVSNNKGINLPGVAVNVPALSEKDEQDLRWALALGADYIALSFVRDADDITRVHEIMDEEGIRLPVIAKIEKPQAVDNLEEIVAAFDGIMVARGDLGVEMPLERVPVVQAEAVALARRNAKPVIVATQVLESMIENPRPTRAEASDCANAVLDGADAVMLSGETSVGAYPVEAVATMARIIESTEEHALDRIEPLGAAPRTQGGALTLAASEVADFIGARYICVFTESGDTVRRMSRLRRPIPIIGFTPDPETRRRMELTWGARSYLVPRVESTDEMFAQADELLLEHSRAELGDKVVMIAGSPPGIVGTTNTLRIHRMGESTGKLPEAGPRKHTLGRGSN